In the Primulina huaijiensis isolate GDHJ02 unplaced genomic scaffold, ASM1229523v2 scaffold42201, whole genome shotgun sequence genome, one interval contains:
- the LOC140969548 gene encoding F-box/kelch-repeat protein At3g23880-like isoform X1 produces the protein MDSGRDSPNSSAHRESKKNKAALEAQAPVNGGIPCLPEEIVVEILARLPVKSLLKFRCVSKSWLALIYSQQLIKTHLNNSRSGRNFSNYRIMSTISHPNFDLRHCSVISLMQEPSTDACSIDYPKKHPKKAVWVVGSCNGLICLAINEKDLFFWNPSTRKSKKLPPVNVNIKRGFYNIYGFGYNECDDDYKVVGIFCVFGNAGAYESMVKIYSSKINSWKRMEDFKGGVPLDDSGKFACGKLHWSASSNLGLDFRWDIVSLDMESEVYGIVEQPNYGEREFDSTLGVLGECICILCNYQYINADLWVLKEYGVKESWTKVATIPYVDTPGKLLYSKVLFMLQNGELLLVFGMHFVVYNPEDNSVRIPETSNLKAFLEADIYFESLVSPLANER, from the coding sequence ATGGATTCTGGGAGAGATTCGCCAAATTCTTCAGCCCATCGTGAATCCAAGAAAAATAAAGCGGCCCTCGAAGCTCAAGCACCCGTCAATGGGGGAATCCCCTGTCTTCCTGAAGAAATTGTAGTGGAAATACTTGCAAGACTACCAGTCAAATCTCTGTTGAAGTTCAGGTGTGTTTCTAAATCATGGCTCGCATTAATTTATAGCCAACAATTAATCAAAACCCACCTCAATAATTCTAGATCGGGTAGGAATTTCTCTAATTACAGAATCATGTCAACCATATCCCACCCCAATTTTGACCTCAGACACTGTTCAGTGATCTCCTTGATGCAAGAACCTTCGACTGATGCATGTAGCATTGATTATCCTAAAAAACATCCGAAAAAAGCTGTCTGGGTTGTCGGTTCCTGTAATGGTTTAATTTGTTTGGCTATAAATGAAAAAGATTTGTTCTTTTGGAACCCATCCACCAGAAAATCGAAAAAATTGCCGCCTGTGAATGTCAATATTAAACGAGGTTTCTACAATATATATGGCTTTGGTTATAATGAGTGCGACGACGATTACAAGGTTGTGGGCATTTTCTGTGTGTTTGGAAACGCGGGTGCATATGAGTCAATGGTTAAGATTTATAGTTCGAAGATCAATTCTTGGAAGAGGATGGAGGATTTCAAGGGTGGTGTTCCTCTTGATGATTCGGGCAAGTTTGCTTGTGGGAAGCTTCACTGGTCCGCCTCTAGTAACCTTGGTTTGGATTTTAGGTGGGATATTGTGTCTCTTGATATGGAAAGTGAGGTGTATGGGATAGTGGAGCAACCAAATTATGGGGAGAGGGAATTTGACTCGACTCTAGGGGTGCTGGGAGAATGCATTTGTATACTGTGCAACTATCAATATATCAATGCAGACTTGTGGGTTTTGAAGGAGTATGGTGTTAAGGAGTCTTGGACTAAAGTGGCAACCATTCCTTATGTGGATACTCCTGGGAAATTGTTGTACTCGAAAGTGTTGTTCATGCTACAAAATGGTGAACTTTTGTTGGTCTTTGGGATGCATTTTGTAGTTTACAATCCGGAAGATAATTCTGTCAGGATTCCCGAGACAAGTAATCTCAAGGCTTTTTTGGAAGCGGATATCTATTTTGAGAGCCTTGTTTCACCTCTTGCAAATGAAAGATAA
- the LOC140969548 gene encoding F-box/kelch-repeat protein At3g23880-like isoform X2: protein MDSGRDSPNSSAHRESKKNKAALEAQAPVNGGIPCLPEEIVVEILARLPVKSLLKFRHCSVISLMQEPSTDACSIDYPKKHPKKAVWVVGSCNGLICLAINEKDLFFWNPSTRKSKKLPPVNVNIKRGFYNIYGFGYNECDDDYKVVGIFCVFGNAGAYESMVKIYSSKINSWKRMEDFKGGVPLDDSGKFACGKLHWSASSNLGLDFRWDIVSLDMESEVYGIVEQPNYGEREFDSTLGVLGECICILCNYQYINADLWVLKEYGVKESWTKVATIPYVDTPGKLLYSKVLFMLQNGELLLVFGMHFVVYNPEDNSVRIPETSNLKAFLEADIYFESLVSPLANER, encoded by the exons ATGGATTCTGGGAGAGATTCGCCAAATTCTTCAGCCCATCGTGAATCCAAGAAAAATAAAGCGGCCCTCGAAGCTCAAGCACCCGTCAATGGGGGAATCCCCTGTCTTCCTGAAGAAATTGTAGTGGAAATACTTGCAAGACTACCAGTCAAATCTCTGTTGAAGTTCAG ACACTGTTCAGTGATCTCCTTGATGCAAGAACCTTCGACTGATGCATGTAGCATTGATTATCCTAAAAAACATCCGAAAAAAGCTGTCTGGGTTGTCGGTTCCTGTAATGGTTTAATTTGTTTGGCTATAAATGAAAAAGATTTGTTCTTTTGGAACCCATCCACCAGAAAATCGAAAAAATTGCCGCCTGTGAATGTCAATATTAAACGAGGTTTCTACAATATATATGGCTTTGGTTATAATGAGTGCGACGACGATTACAAGGTTGTGGGCATTTTCTGTGTGTTTGGAAACGCGGGTGCATATGAGTCAATGGTTAAGATTTATAGTTCGAAGATCAATTCTTGGAAGAGGATGGAGGATTTCAAGGGTGGTGTTCCTCTTGATGATTCGGGCAAGTTTGCTTGTGGGAAGCTTCACTGGTCCGCCTCTAGTAACCTTGGTTTGGATTTTAGGTGGGATATTGTGTCTCTTGATATGGAAAGTGAGGTGTATGGGATAGTGGAGCAACCAAATTATGGGGAGAGGGAATTTGACTCGACTCTAGGGGTGCTGGGAGAATGCATTTGTATACTGTGCAACTATCAATATATCAATGCAGACTTGTGGGTTTTGAAGGAGTATGGTGTTAAGGAGTCTTGGACTAAAGTGGCAACCATTCCTTATGTGGATACTCCTGGGAAATTGTTGTACTCGAAAGTGTTGTTCATGCTACAAAATGGTGAACTTTTGTTGGTCTTTGGGATGCATTTTGTAGTTTACAATCCGGAAGATAATTCTGTCAGGATTCCCGAGACAAGTAATCTCAAGGCTTTTTTGGAAGCGGATATCTATTTTGAGAGCCTTGTTTCACCTCTTGCAAATGAAAGATAA